A window of Castanea sativa cultivar Marrone di Chiusa Pesio chromosome 8, ASM4071231v1 genomic DNA:
tttaaaattgcattggagttcatatatattattcatAAATCTATTCTCTAGCCCCATTCATAATACTCTGCTAGCTTGCTCTTGTTTACGTATATTTTAGTGGAGCTTGCTAACGAGTATCCGAATAGCACTAATTAATAGAagatattcttctaaaaaaacacAGTAAACATCCAATTTAAAAACACCCataaattatatcatattttaCATTAGTTCTCAGGTTTTCAAAGTCATATATAGAGTATTTCAATTTAAAGTTTCAGTCTATTTCCAGTATTTATCTCATTTATTTTGGACACTAacgaaacaaagaaaaacattaaGCCATTTATAAAAGTTTAATATGTGTTTTAGTTAGTGCTTATTTGTAAATCAATTTGGCGATCATTAAACAAAGAGAATAGAAAGTGAAAACTTTGTctagagaaaaaaatttcacctagagtgaaaaagtgaaaatgaatcttcattttatttgtttcattattGCCTAGAATAACAAAGAAGGATAACAGAAGTTTCTAATTGAACCAATTCCTTAATTGACAGAATCAAAAACTTGAGAATtaatttgaaacaaaatataaactttgGACGATGCTATATAATTttcctaaatttttaaaaatattatttacttatatattaaaTACAATCTTTAGAGATTACAACTGTTAACAATGGTCTATCTCAGCAGCCCTTGGTATTTTAAGGGCTGTAATAGATGATATATTCCATCTTTTTCAATGGCTTTCAATTCCGTCACCTTATTatttcaacattattttttattgccgGCCTTACATGGTTGATATATTTAATTTAGttgggtttttgtttctttcattttgttttttttttcttcttcttctttttttgtcgGAGGGACAAATTACACTATATAATTCAAGCCAAAGTAGCTTATACAAAATGTACAAAGAACTTCTTCTACTCCCCCATAGAAAACTTGGAGTCCGAGGTTGTCGGAATGCCTTTCCTTTTCTTAATTGCTTTCACTTTGGTTTCAGCTTTCCTCCTATCAAAATATCTTTCCAAGTGTCAAACCAAAAATCTCCCTAGAGGCTCTTTAGGGTATCCTTTAATTGGAGAGACATTGAGTTTTATTCGAGCTCAAAGAGAAAATCGAGGCTGGGATTGGTTAGAAGAAAGGATATTGAAACATGGTTCAGTGTTCAAAACCTCCTTAATGGGTTCACCAACTGTGGTTATAATTGGTCAAGCTGGTAACAAGTTTGTACTTGGTGCGGAAGAAGATGTTTTTGCACCCAAACAACCAGCTACCATGCAAGGCATTCTCGGAAAGCAAAATATATTGGAACTCACTGGTTCCAGGTACTAAATCACTAACTATATATGTCGATAATTTGATATCTCAACTTATCTACTTGTAAATCTTTTCAAAGATGCAAGATTTTTGAGTTCCATTTATTTGATGGACCTATTCTCATTTGTCGCACAGGTATAGACTGATAAAAGGAGCATTGGTGACCTTTTTAAAGCCTGAAAGCCTTCAAAATTACATCAAAGAGATGGATAGTTTAGCCAAGACCCTAATATTGAGagaaactaaagaaaaagacaCAATTAAGGCTGCGTTTTTCATGAAGAAGCTTACATTTACTATGGCATGCAACATCCTTTTTGGCATTAGAGATGAGTACACAATGGAAGCACTATTCAAAGAATTCGCTTCAGCATCCAAAGCACTTTGGTCTCTTCCTATAAACTTCCCTGGCACTGTTTACTGGAAAGGCCTAAGAGCTCGGTCAAGTATTGCCAACCTGATTTTGCCtatcttgaggaagaaaagggAGGACCTTTCAAGTGGGATTCTGAGCCCTACAAGCGACGTCATACCTTGCATGCTAGCTTTGAGAGATGAAAATCAACAACCAATCGAAGACGATGCCATTATGGACAATTGCATCACCCTTGTGATTGCTAGTCATGATACATCTACAATTCTTCTAAGTCTGATGATACGGCAGCTGGCTAGAGATCCTGAGATCTACAAGAAAGTTTTAGAAGGTAATTAGTCAATTTTATGGCTGCATCTCAATGATTGCATTATCCTATTGATTGCTCAAAGTATATTGCCTTTTTGCTGaaagttgttaaaaatttaaaatataattctaCCTCAAAAATGGTACTTTAAACAGTTGTATCcaagcaaaaaagtaaaaaagctaaaagaaatAAGTGTTGTCAAACACACATTTctctaacatttttttctctGCATAATCTTAGAACAAATGGACATTGtaaagaagagagaaggaaaagaagataagCTAACATGGGCCGAGATACAAAAGATGAAATACACATGGCAGGTTGCACAGGAGCTGATGAGAACAATCCCTCCTGTCTTTGGCGGCTTTAGAAAAGCACTGAAAGATACTAGCTATGGTGGTTATGCCATTCCCAAAGGATGGCAGGTAAGGTCTATTTCATCCCAGTAGTCCCAATTCACCAGGCACAACTTTGCTTGTCAACTAATACAATTGTATAACACGATTGTTATCCAACATCAGTGCATGGTAGTACTCAACTCGCAACTTTATTTGCTTCTTCAGGTGTTTTGGTCCTCCGATGGAACTCATATGAACAATGACATATTTGAAAATCGGGAAGTGTTTGATCCCTCTCGGTTTGGGAACCCTGCCAAGCCAATCCCTCCCTATGCTTACATGGCCTTTAGAGGAGGAGTCCACACATGTATAGGAAATGAGTTTGCCAGGGTTGAGACCCTGACTACTATCCACAACTTGGTGACTATGTACGAATGGTCACAATTGAACCCTGAGGAAGTGATTACACGTCAACCAATGCCATACCCATCCATGCATCTTCCAATTAAGATCAAACCAAGGCGTCTATTTTAGAAGGCTTGTCCCTCATGTATTACTTTATTTATGCTGCACTCTTGTTTGGCCTGCTAATTAATGGAGCTTGCTTTATTTTGATCAATGTTGTCTAGCCAATTTCGTATATATGTATGAACATCAGAACATGTTCATTTAAGAGACGTGAGACGGGTGAGAGACCATTCAAGCACGAAATCGAAGCATACAATACAAGAAGTATAAGCTTTTAAAATTATCTATCTTAATCTAAACTcaaataaaactattaaaaaaagggTACTGACTTCTCAAATAAAGTaaatgataaattaaaaaatttatcagcACTATGTTTATTAACTTCTCTAGAACTTCTAGAATAAACAAATTTTAGGacatccaaaataaaataaaggaccaataatatgaaatttaaagaTGAAGGTAATCAAGTATATAGCACTGTATAGGGGTTTTGAACTTGGATGTTTGCGTTgaagccaaaaaataaatcaataatgaCGTCGTTATATATGcgtaaaaattcaaattattaatacCATACGGTTTATACTATATCATTCAAAACAAGATTATAttgtaacaaataaaaattacaataacaaTTACTCTAATCTAATGGCATGCatcactctctctcaaaacatTTCACATAAAATTTTCTAGCGTTTGGACTTTGATGTGTACAACCATTTCAATGAGTTTTGGCTCATGTCAAATTTCCAACAACAACAGCGAAGTATCAGGTTAATTAAGAGATAGCTAGGGTAAGTGGTTAGGATTGATCATGGATTGGCCGAGCTCGAGTTGAGTATCAACCTACAACAACATTGGGTTCGAAAATGTTCCAACTAATGAGGTTGAGAAGACAACAAAATCGTCCATTCCGGATTAGGTAGGTGGGACAATTTTCTTGAATGATTGGTCCCCTGTCTATTTTCAAGAACTTAGTGTAGGGTAAGTCCATAGTTTGAAACCTCAAGAGAACTCATGACATTGGTTTGGCACAAGTTTATTGTTGTCTATAGCAGAAAGCTACTGGAACCAAGGTGCAGGTGGGGTTAACGCTATTCACAGGACACTTCAGATAAGCCTGAgtttaaagattaaaataatgcaACCCTTAAATCTCAACTCAATAAGgcaattacaaaaacttgaaggaaaaaataattttaaaaacaaaaaacaaaagttttctAGTTTTTCTTGAAAGGTTGCTCCGGGGCATTTGTCCCAATAATATTGAACACACTGCATTGCTTGTCACATGAAAGGACCAATTGCATATCTCCATCAATTATCATACGGTTGTCATTATTTCTGAGTTTTTCCAAtcaatgattattattttttaatcaggTGAcctgaaaataataatttgttaacTGGGTTTTGGTTACATACATGATACCTGATAGTGATACATCTCAGTAGGCTTTCCTATTTTCAATAGCTTTTAATTTCGTCATCCTCATTCTTTGCCGGCC
This region includes:
- the LOC142606219 gene encoding taxadiene 5-alpha hydroxylase-like, which produces MPFLFLIAFTLVSAFLLSKYLSKCQTKNLPRGSLGYPLIGETLSFIRAQRENRGWDWLEERILKHGSVFKTSLMGSPTVVIIGQAGNKFVLGAEEDVFAPKQPATMQGILGKQNILELTGSRYRLIKGALVTFLKPESLQNYIKEMDSLAKTLILRETKEKDTIKAAFFMKKLTFTMACNILFGIRDEYTMEALFKEFASASKALWSLPINFPGTVYWKGLRARSSIANLILPILRKKREDLSSGILSPTSDVIPCMLALRDENQQPIEDDAIMDNCITLVIASHDTSTILLSLMIRQLARDPEIYKKVLEEQMDIVKKREGKEDKLTWAEIQKMKYTWQVAQELMRTIPPVFGGFRKALKDTSYGGYAIPKGWQVFWSSDGTHMNNDIFENREVFDPSRFGNPAKPIPPYAYMAFRGGVHTCIGNEFARVETLTTIHNLVTMYEWSQLNPEEVITRQPMPYPSMHLPIKIKPRRLF